A window from Lagopus muta isolate bLagMut1 chromosome 5, bLagMut1 primary, whole genome shotgun sequence encodes these proteins:
- the EMX2 gene encoding homeobox protein EMX2 isoform X2: MFQPAPKRCFTIESLVAKDSPLPASRSEDPIRPAALSYANSSPMNPFLNGFHSTGRGVYSNPDLVFAEAVSHPPNPAVPVHPVPPPHALAAHPLPASHSTHPLFASQQRDPSTFYPWLIHRYRYLGHRFQGKSMVSEQKDEVQAAKVGRGRFGLTTEEKRDSSH; the protein is encoded by the exons ATGTTTCAGCCCGCGCCCAAGCGCTGTTTCACCATCGAGTCGCTGGTGGCCAAAGACAGCCCCTTGCCCGCGTCTCGCTCCGAGGATCCCATCCGCCCGGCGGCTCTCAGCTATGCCAATTCCAGCCCGATGAACCCTTTTCTCAACGGCTTCCACTCCACCGGCAGGGGGGTCTACTCCAACCCGGACTTGGTCTTTGCGGAGGCCGTCTCCCACCCGCCGAACCCGGCCGTGCCCGTGCACCCCGTGCCCCCTCCCCACGCCCTGGCCGCCCATCCGCTGCCAGCCTCGCACTCCACGCACCCGCTCTTCGCTTCGCAGCAAAGGGATCCCTCCACCTTCTACCCGTGGCTAATACATCGCTACCGGTATCTGGGCCACAGGTTCCAAG GTAAAAGTATGGTTTCAGAACAGAAGGACGAAGTTCAAGCGGCAAAAGTTGGAAGAGGAAGGTTCGGActcacaacagaagaaaaaagggacTCATCACATTAA
- the EMX2 gene encoding homeobox protein EMX2 isoform X1: MFQPAPKRCFTIESLVAKDSPLPASRSEDPIRPAALSYANSSPMNPFLNGFHSTGRGVYSNPDLVFAEAVSHPPNPAVPVHPVPPPHALAAHPLPASHSTHPLFASQQRDPSTFYPWLIHRYRYLGHRFQGNETSPESFLLHNALARKPKRIRTAFSPSQLLRLEHAFEKNHYVVGAERKQLAHSLSLTETQVKVWFQNRRTKFKRQKLEEEGSDSQQKKKGTHHINRWRIATKQASPEEIDVTSDD, encoded by the exons ATGTTTCAGCCCGCGCCCAAGCGCTGTTTCACCATCGAGTCGCTGGTGGCCAAAGACAGCCCCTTGCCCGCGTCTCGCTCCGAGGATCCCATCCGCCCGGCGGCTCTCAGCTATGCCAATTCCAGCCCGATGAACCCTTTTCTCAACGGCTTCCACTCCACCGGCAGGGGGGTCTACTCCAACCCGGACTTGGTCTTTGCGGAGGCCGTCTCCCACCCGCCGAACCCGGCCGTGCCCGTGCACCCCGTGCCCCCTCCCCACGCCCTGGCCGCCCATCCGCTGCCAGCCTCGCACTCCACGCACCCGCTCTTCGCTTCGCAGCAAAGGGATCCCTCCACCTTCTACCCGTGGCTAATACATCGCTACCGGTATCTGGGCCACAGGTTCCAAG GGAACGAGACCAGTCCGGAGAGCTTCCTTCTGCACAACGCCCTGGCCAGGAAACCCAAACGGATCCGTACAGCTTTCTCCCCGTCCCAATTACTGAGACTGGAACATGCCTTTGAGAAGAACCATTATGTGGTGGGAGCGGAGAGAAAGCAGCTGGCACACAGCCTCAGCCTCACGGAAACTCAG GTAAAAGTATGGTTTCAGAACAGAAGGACGAAGTTCAAGCGGCAAAAGTTGGAAGAGGAAGGTTCGGActcacaacagaagaaaaaagggacTCATCACATTAACCGGTGGAGAATCGCCACCAAACAAGCCAGTCCAGAAGAAATCGACGTCACGTCGGACGATTAA
- the LOC125693482 gene encoding uncharacterized protein LOC125693482 isoform X1 — protein MHTGSSGSAGLSKGKRATGSRNKTQHDSRWEFPVFSPLPTSLPLSPWLFRGCPTQPGRALSEPRSSSRELSSCRFAGRSLLSSWRLRGGNLAGAPSQQSPICSKRTLGGSLSRREGCATFAVKLHGWPQRHWLRISKEIVIFEKPSQEENTRKASDAGDLGVRKAAELWAGAGRAPGASGRAPRGIAPRRQRGRKGAARDCEELRTPAVPQRSDSASNVPCRSPEPSTGQRCPQLHEIGEKREGRGRRRWVDASGSPSRPFSLQRLRTPHGRAAPVLAEAGMEGEKLEEPGGFGKRL, from the exons ATGCACACGGGGAGCAGCGGTTCTGCTGGTTTGTCAAAGGGAAAACGGGCCACGGGCAGTAGGAACAAAACCCAGCACGATTCGCGATGGGAGTTCCCAgtattttctcctctccccacGTCTCTCCCGCTGTCACCGTGGCTTTTTAGGGGCTGCCCCACACAGCCTGGCCGGGCCCTGAGCGAACCCCGCAGTTCCTCCCGTGAACTTTCCTCATGCAGATTTGCGGGCCGCTCTCTCCTGTCCTCTTGGCGGCTGCGAGGAGGAAATCTGGCAGGGGCTCCTTCCCAGCAGTCCCCGATCTGCTCCAAACGCACTCTTGGAGGCAGCCTTTCTCGGAGGGAGGGGTGCGCTACATTCGCAGTCAAATTACATGGCTGGCCTCAGAGGCACTGGCTTCGGATTTCCAAAGAAATAGTCATCTTTGAGAAGCCGAGCCAAGAAGAAAATACGAGGAAGGCCTCGGATGCGGGAGACCTCGGG GTCAGGAAGGCGGCGGAGCTCTGGGCTGGGGCTGGCCGCGCTCCGGGAGCCTCGGGCCGGGCTCCGCGGGGGATCGCTCCCCGCAGACAAAGGGGCAGGAAAGGAGCGGCGAGAGACTGCGAGGAGCTCCGCACACCAGCGGTGCCGCAGCGGAGCGACTCTGCCTCCAACGTGCCTTGCCGTTCCCCGGAGCCGAGCACCGGGCAGCGCTGCCCGCAGCTCCACGAGATTGGGGAGAAGAGGGAGGGTCGGGGCAGGCGGCGGTGGGTCGATGCGTCCGGGTCTCCCTCTCGGCCTTTCTCCCTGCAGCGCCTCCGAACTCCGCACGGCCGGGCCGCCCCGGTCCTTGCAGAAGCGGGGATGGAAGGAGAGAAGCTAGAGGAGCCAGGAGGGTTTGGGAAGAGGCTGTGA
- the LOC125693482 gene encoding uncharacterized protein LOC125693482 isoform X2, with protein sequence MHTGSSGSAGLSKGKRATGSRNKTQHDSRWEFPVFSPLPTSLPLSPWLFRGCPTQPGRALSEPRSSSRELSSCRFAGRSLLSSWRLRGGNLAGAPSQQSPICSKRTLGGSLSRREGCATFAVKLHGWPQRHWLRISKEIVIFEKPSQEENTRKASDAGDLGSFRFLRDPCVTRFRRSRSRGRSRSISRRLLPGIGEGRRRFLRDGGGLLRTAVPCAELPRSRGISSRPY encoded by the exons ATGCACACGGGGAGCAGCGGTTCTGCTGGTTTGTCAAAGGGAAAACGGGCCACGGGCAGTAGGAACAAAACCCAGCACGATTCGCGATGGGAGTTCCCAgtattttctcctctccccacGTCTCTCCCGCTGTCACCGTGGCTTTTTAGGGGCTGCCCCACACAGCCTGGCCGGGCCCTGAGCGAACCCCGCAGTTCCTCCCGTGAACTTTCCTCATGCAGATTTGCGGGCCGCTCTCTCCTGTCCTCTTGGCGGCTGCGAGGAGGAAATCTGGCAGGGGCTCCTTCCCAGCAGTCCCCGATCTGCTCCAAACGCACTCTTGGAGGCAGCCTTTCTCGGAGGGAGGGGTGCGCTACATTCGCAGTCAAATTACATGGCTGGCCTCAGAGGCACTGGCTTCGGATTTCCAAAGAAATAGTCATCTTTGAGAAGCCGAGCCAAGAAGAAAATACGAGGAAGGCCTCGGATGCGGGAGACCTCGGG AGCTTTCGTTTTCTTCGTGACCCCTGTGTAACGCGCTTCCGACGCTCCCGATCCCGAGGACGTTCGCGTTCCATTTCACGACGGCTTTTGCCGGGTATCGGTGAGGGTCGGCGTCGCTTTCTGCGGGACGGAGGAGGACTTTTGCGCACCGCGGTGCCATGCGCTGAACTGCCGCGCAGCCGCGGGATCTCCTCCCGGCCCTACTGA